A portion of the Alphaproteobacteria bacterium genome contains these proteins:
- the mtnA gene encoding S-methyl-5-thioribose-1-phosphate isomerase, which translates to MRIDGNPYRTIWLGDDGWTVEIIDQTMLPHRFEIACLRSLDDAAHAIRAMLVRGAPLIGATAAYAMALAMRADSSDAGLDNAHTTLMATRPTAVNLRWALDDMRTRLESQPEDTRAALAYTRAAEVCDEDVAICSAIGDHGLTLIEAAFEARTGEGPVNILTHCNAGWLATVDWGTALAPIYKAHDLGIPVHVWADETRPRNQGAALTAWELGRHGVSHAVIADNAGGHMMQHGLVDLCITGTDRTAASGDVANKIGTYLKALAARDNEVPFYVALPSPTIDWTLTDGVRDIPIEQRDQDEVTHIAGKTAAGDLVSVQLTPDGSPAANPAFDVTPARLVTGLITERGVCPASTEGLAALFPDLADAL; encoded by the coding sequence ACCGGTTTGAAATCGCATGTTTGCGCTCGCTTGATGATGCCGCGCACGCCATTCGCGCGATGCTCGTGCGCGGTGCGCCTCTCATCGGTGCGACGGCCGCTTATGCTATGGCCCTGGCGATGCGTGCCGACAGTTCCGATGCCGGGCTCGACAATGCCCACACCACCCTCATGGCGACCCGCCCGACGGCGGTGAATTTGCGCTGGGCGCTCGACGACATGCGAACCCGCCTGGAGAGCCAGCCGGAGGATACTCGTGCCGCGTTGGCGTATACGCGTGCGGCGGAGGTGTGTGATGAGGATGTGGCGATTTGCAGCGCGATCGGCGACCACGGCCTGACACTTATCGAGGCGGCCTTCGAAGCGCGGACGGGCGAGGGGCCGGTCAACATTCTCACCCATTGCAACGCAGGCTGGCTCGCGACCGTGGATTGGGGCACCGCGCTGGCGCCGATCTACAAGGCGCATGATCTGGGTATTCCCGTACATGTGTGGGCCGATGAAACCCGCCCGCGAAATCAGGGCGCAGCGCTCACCGCATGGGAGCTTGGCCGCCACGGAGTGTCCCACGCCGTCATCGCAGACAATGCCGGCGGGCACATGATGCAGCACGGGCTTGTGGATCTGTGCATCACCGGTACGGACCGAACCGCGGCGTCCGGTGATGTGGCGAACAAGATCGGCACCTATCTCAAGGCGCTTGCGGCCCGCGACAATGAGGTGCCTTTCTATGTCGCCCTGCCGTCACCGACGATCGACTGGACGCTTACGGATGGGGTGCGGGATATTCCGATCGAGCAGCGTGACCAGGACGAGGTGACGCATATCGCCGGGAAGACAGCTGCGGGTGATCTCGTCTCGGTCCAACTCACACCCGATGGATCCCCGGCAGCCAACCCGGCCTTCGACGTGACGCCGGCACGGCTCGTGACCGGTTTGATCACGGAGCGCGGAGTCTGCCCCGCCAGCACAGAGGGGCTGGCGGCGTTGTTTCCGGATTTGGCCGACGCGTTGTAG
- a CDS encoding DUF1330 domain-containing protein codes for MPAYWLARSKINNPDEYKKYTDHIPAILAKYNGRVLARGGEKRVLEGETPYERFVVIEFDSLDDAETCFNSPEYVEAAKFRRVPGIAQNELVIVDGGDATPR; via the coding sequence ATGCCCGCCTACTGGCTCGCACGTTCAAAGATCAACAACCCCGACGAATACAAGAAGTACACCGACCACATCCCTGCCATTCTCGCAAAGTATAATGGCCGCGTGCTGGCGCGTGGCGGCGAAAAAAGGGTGCTCGAAGGCGAGACCCCCTATGAGCGGTTCGTGGTGATCGAATTCGATTCATTGGACGACGCCGAGACCTGCTTCAACTCACCGGAATATGTTGAAGCGGCGAAGTTCCGCCGGGTGCCGGGCATCGCACAGAACGAGCTCGTCATCGTGGATGGTGGTGACGCGACACCCCGCTAG
- a CDS encoding c-type cytochrome — protein sequence MKAMIKTLPILAALMGSLPAFAQTGDAVRGEYVLAMAGCVACHTVPKDGAFLAGGRELKTDFGSFFTPNITPDPETGIGSWSDEDFIRALRKGVSPDGGRYYPTFPYTSYTRMTRQDMLDLKAYLDTVPAVRNPVPDHDLPFPFGIRASMIGWQLLFFNDDPFVADPDQSDAWNRGAYLVNGPGHCGECHTPRNILGVVDSDRPLAGNSNGPEGDAVPNITPGPGGIGDWSEDDIVSMLEIGLLPDGDFVGGAMTDVVEESTGKLSADDLQAIATYLSSLPPIADAR from the coding sequence ATGAAAGCGATGATCAAAACACTACCGATACTGGCGGCGCTCATGGGCTCCCTGCCCGCGTTCGCACAGACCGGCGATGCCGTGCGCGGCGAATACGTGCTCGCGATGGCCGGTTGTGTGGCCTGCCATACGGTCCCGAAGGACGGCGCGTTCCTCGCCGGCGGCCGCGAACTCAAGACCGATTTCGGTTCCTTTTTTACCCCCAACATCACGCCGGACCCCGAAACGGGAATAGGCAGCTGGAGCGACGAGGATTTCATCCGCGCGCTGCGCAAGGGCGTGTCGCCGGACGGCGGTCGCTATTACCCGACCTTTCCCTACACCTCCTATACGCGCATGACCCGGCAGGACATGCTGGATTTGAAGGCATATCTCGATACTGTCCCGGCGGTGCGCAACCCCGTCCCCGATCACGACCTGCCGTTCCCCTTCGGCATTCGCGCCAGCATGATCGGCTGGCAATTGTTGTTCTTCAACGACGACCCCTTCGTGGCAGACCCCGACCAGAGTGATGCCTGGAACCGCGGCGCCTATCTGGTAAACGGCCCGGGCCATTGCGGCGAATGTCACACACCGCGAAATATTCTGGGGGTTGTCGATTCCGATCGCCCACTCGCCGGCAATTCGAACGGACCCGAGGGCGACGCCGTCCCGAACATCACGCCCGGCCCTGGCGGTATCGGCGACTGGAGCGAGGACGACATCGTTTCCATGCTCGAGATCGGCCTGTTGCCCGACGGAGACTTTGTCGGCGGCGCCATGACCGATGTCGTCGAAGAGAGTACGGGCAAGCTATCGGCAGATGACCTGCAAGCGATCGCGACCTATCTGTCGTCCTTGCCGCCCATAGCCGACGCACGATAA
- a CDS encoding cytochrome c, which translates to MFTVRKLTKTGLIAGAALALAVAFTSFSSIDVSADNHADRSAAMKSLGGALKALGGAVAGGNAAEAQQIAAKVSETAAEIPELFKDGKPGENRAKAEIWTNFADFTAKANALKAAADSVAADAAAGKLGSDPKAVVGKIGATCGACHKAYRGPKV; encoded by the coding sequence ATGTTCACCGTTCGCAAACTAACCAAGACCGGCCTGATCGCCGGTGCCGCGCTGGCACTGGCGGTCGCATTTACGTCGTTCAGCAGCATCGATGTATCGGCTGACAATCACGCAGACCGGAGCGCCGCGATGAAGTCACTGGGTGGCGCGCTCAAGGCACTCGGCGGCGCCGTCGCCGGCGGCAATGCAGCCGAAGCGCAGCAGATCGCGGCCAAGGTCAGCGAGACTGCCGCCGAAATCCCCGAACTGTTCAAGGACGGCAAGCCGGGCGAAAATCGCGCGAAGGCCGAGATCTGGACCAACTTCGCCGACTTCACGGCCAAGGCCAACGCGCTGAAAGCTGCCGCCGATTCGGTCGCCGCAGACGCCGCCGCCGGCAAACTCGGTTCCGATCCGAAGGCCGTCGTCGGCAAGATCGGCGCCACGTGCGGCGCTTGCCACAAGGCCTACCGGGGTCCCAAAGTCTGA
- a CDS encoding DUF1223 domain-containing protein — protein MRAVRVAVGGLVLAGALHAYGPAVAESDLPTVIELFTSQSCYSCPPAEAYLGELSAEKDILALEYHVDYWDRLNYGRHGRWKDVFSTPEMTQRQRAYNVEIRDTGSVYTPQMVIDGRTEAVGSRRREVQNLIAKARTDDQPRVAVAVSAAPNGGVTVSVGNVANGQADVWLVTFIREVTTQVVRGENHGKTLTNHNIVRAMRHIGEWDGTKTDIGVTDLTLEEGQSCAVLVQDGRVGPVLGAAYCPPGVGGAAS, from the coding sequence ATGAGAGCAGTTCGAGTCGCAGTCGGGGGGCTGGTTCTGGCCGGTGCGTTGCATGCATACGGACCGGCAGTAGCCGAGAGTGACCTGCCGACGGTGATCGAGTTGTTTACATCCCAGAGCTGCTACTCCTGTCCGCCGGCCGAGGCCTATCTCGGCGAACTGTCCGCGGAGAAAGACATCCTCGCGCTGGAATATCACGTCGATTACTGGGACCGGCTGAACTATGGCCGCCACGGTCGCTGGAAGGATGTTTTCTCCACACCCGAAATGACCCAGCGGCAACGTGCCTACAATGTAGAGATTCGGGATACTGGCAGCGTCTATACCCCCCAGATGGTGATCGACGGTCGCACCGAGGCGGTCGGCTCGCGCCGCCGGGAAGTGCAGAACCTCATCGCCAAGGCTCGAACGGACGATCAACCACGTGTCGCCGTTGCGGTTTCGGCCGCTCCGAATGGCGGCGTGACGGTTTCGGTTGGCAATGTCGCCAATGGCCAAGCCGATGTCTGGCTGGTGACGTTCATCCGTGAAGTGACGACGCAGGTGGTGCGCGGCGAAAACCACGGCAAGACACTGACCAACCACAATATCGTTCGCGCGATGCGTCATATCGGCGAATGGGACGGCACGAAGACCGACATCGGCGTCACCGACCTCACGCTCGAGGAAGGGCAGAGTTGTGCGGTTCTCGTCCAGGACGGCAGGGTCGGCCCGGTCCTCGGGGCGGCTTATTGCCCGCCGGGCGTTGGCGGCGCGGCGTCCTGA
- a CDS encoding GDP-L-fucose synthase: protein MEQDAKIYVAGHRGLVGQALVRQLIAQGHANIVTRTSAELDLTEQAAVRDFFDKERPDYVLDAAAIVGGILANEMYPADFIAGNLKIQTNLIDTAYRAGAKKMLFLGSTCIMPRDAPQPMKEEYMLTGPLEETNQWYAVAKIAGIKMCQAYRRQYGFDAISVQPTNLFGIGDNFDYETSHMAPAMIRRMHEAKLSNAEKVAIWGTGTPKREIMFADDMADACIYLMNNYSDEPFVNIGTGEDISIADFATLVADVVGYTGSFEYDTSRPDGTPRKLVDVSRLTDLGWRSKISLRDAVERTYVWYLENVDNLRTLSADNLAR, encoded by the coding sequence ATGGAACAGGACGCCAAGATATACGTCGCGGGACATCGCGGGCTGGTCGGCCAGGCGCTGGTGCGACAGCTCATTGCCCAGGGCCACGCCAATATCGTGACCCGGACCAGTGCGGAACTCGACCTGACCGAACAGGCCGCCGTGCGTGATTTCTTCGACAAGGAAAGACCGGATTATGTGCTCGACGCTGCCGCGATCGTGGGTGGAATTCTGGCAAACGAGATGTATCCGGCAGATTTCATAGCGGGCAATCTGAAGATCCAGACGAACCTCATCGACACCGCCTATCGCGCCGGTGCGAAGAAGATGCTGTTTCTCGGATCGACCTGCATCATGCCGCGCGACGCGCCCCAGCCCATGAAGGAAGAATACATGCTGACCGGGCCGCTGGAAGAAACCAACCAGTGGTACGCGGTTGCCAAGATTGCCGGGATCAAGATGTGCCAGGCGTATCGACGGCAATACGGATTCGACGCGATCAGCGTGCAGCCGACAAATCTGTTCGGGATCGGCGACAATTTCGACTACGAGACCTCGCACATGGCCCCGGCAATGATCCGGCGCATGCATGAGGCCAAACTGTCGAATGCAGAGAAGGTCGCGATCTGGGGCACGGGCACACCGAAGCGCGAGATCATGTTCGCCGATGATATGGCTGATGCGTGCATCTATCTGATGAACAACTATTCAGACGAACCGTTCGTCAACATCGGCACCGGCGAGGATATTTCGATTGCCGACTTTGCAACACTCGTTGCCGACGTGGTCGGCTACACGGGTTCATTCGAATATGACACGTCGCGCCCGGATGGCACGCCCCGCAAGCTGGTCGATGTTTCCCGGCTGACCGACCTCGGTTGGCGCTCGAAGATCAGCCTTCGCGATGCCGTCGAACGCACCTACGTCTGGTATCTCGAAAACGTGGACAACCTGCGGACCCTCAGCGCCGACAACCTCGCGCGCTGA
- a CDS encoding enoyl-CoA hydratase-related protein, with protein sequence MSFDDILYETRDGVATITINRPDKLNAFSGHTIEEMIDALQDAGWDKSVGVMVITGAGDRAFSSGGDQSLENKATEGYGSRRGTTGIPIEELQGLIRDVPKPVIAKVRGYAIGGGNVIATVCDLTIAGAGAIFGQVGPSMGSVDPGYGTAYLARVVGEKKAREIWYMCRQYTAREALEMGLANAVVPDKDLDAEVDRWCADLMERSPTALAIAKRSFNADTDHIKGIGALGFEALKLYYATEESKEGGRAFQDRRKPEFRKYVK encoded by the coding sequence ATGAGCTTTGACGACATATTGTATGAAACCCGCGACGGCGTGGCGACCATCACCATCAATCGCCCCGACAAGCTCAATGCGTTCAGCGGGCACACAATCGAGGAAATGATCGATGCGTTGCAGGACGCCGGCTGGGACAAGTCGGTCGGTGTCATGGTGATCACGGGCGCCGGTGATCGCGCCTTCTCGTCCGGCGGCGACCAGTCCCTCGAAAACAAGGCCACCGAAGGCTATGGCAGCCGCCGCGGTACCACCGGCATTCCCATCGAAGAGCTCCAGGGGCTGATCCGCGATGTGCCCAAGCCCGTGATCGCCAAGGTCCGCGGTTACGCCATCGGCGGCGGCAACGTGATTGCCACCGTGTGCGATCTTACCATCGCCGGTGCGGGTGCCATTTTCGGCCAGGTCGGCCCCAGCATGGGTTCAGTCGATCCGGGCTACGGCACCGCCTATCTGGCCCGGGTGGTGGGCGAGAAAAAGGCCCGTGAGATCTGGTACATGTGCCGCCAGTACACCGCGCGCGAGGCCCTGGAGATGGGACTGGCGAACGCGGTCGTACCGGACAAGGACCTGGATGCCGAAGTGGACCGCTGGTGTGCCGATCTGATGGAACGCAGCCCGACCGCACTTGCGATCGCCAAGCGGTCCTTCAACGCGGACACCGACCATATAAAGGGGATCGGCGCATTGGGGTTCGAGGCTCTGAAGTTGTATTACGCCACGGAGGAATCCAAGGAAGGCGGCCGGGCGTTTCAGGATCGCCGCAAGCCGGAGTTCCGAAAGTACGTCAAGTAA
- a CDS encoding VOC family protein, with amino-acid sequence MPKKPDKRPPVAVGHVSLHVKDVPQASAFMQVLGLRSVFEAPKFAVLELRGGTHLILNQSRKKIKAGDIAPVDLMVDDVEAMRDYCKKHKLKPSKITSGSVHSSFYVPGPDGWSIKITSSHTSGRPV; translated from the coding sequence ATGCCAAAGAAGCCTGATAAGCGTCCGCCGGTCGCGGTGGGACATGTCTCGCTGCATGTGAAGGATGTGCCGCAGGCGAGTGCGTTCATGCAGGTGCTTGGCCTGCGTTCGGTGTTCGAGGCACCGAAATTCGCCGTCCTGGAGTTGCGGGGCGGCACCCACCTGATCCTCAATCAATCACGCAAGAAGATCAAAGCGGGCGATATCGCACCCGTCGACCTGATGGTCGATGACGTCGAGGCGATGCGTGACTATTGCAAAAAGCACAAACTCAAACCGTCGAAAATCACGTCGGGTTCCGTGCACAGTTCGTTCTATGTGCCCGGCCCCGATGGCTGGTCGATCAAGATCACCTCGTCACACACCTCCGGCCGCCCGGTTTGA